Genomic DNA from Clavibacter michiganensis:
GACGGCGCGCGGCTGCGGGTCGTGCAGGTGGGCGCGGGCGGCATGGGGCGGCAGTGGCTGGAGACCATCGCGGAGGATCCCGACGTCGAGCTCGTGGGCGTCGTCGACCTCGATGAGGAGGCGGCGCGGGCGGGTGCTGCGGCGCACGGGGCGTCGGCGGAGGCGTCGACCGACCTCGGCGAGCTGATCGCGCGGGTCCGGCCCGACGCGGTGATCGACGTCACCATCCCGCGCGCGCACCACCCCGTCACCACGCAGGCGCTGTTCGCGGGGATCCCGGTGCTCGGCGAGAAGCCCGTCGCGCTCACGGTCGCCGAGGGGCTGTCGCTCGCGGCGGCCGCGGAGATCACGGGCGAGCTGTTCATGGTCAGCCAGTCGCGCCGCTACAACGACCACCTCGTCGCGCTCAAGCGGCGGGCGGCCGACCTCGGCGGCGTCGGCATCGTCACCACGGAGTTCTTCAAGGCCCCGCACTTCGGCGGGTTCCGCGAGGAGATGGACGACGTGCTGCTGCTCGACATGGCCGTGCACCAGTTCGACGCGGTGCGGTACCTGCTCGACGCGGATCCCGTGAGCGTCTACTGCGAGTCGTACAACCCCGCGTGGAGCTGGTACCGCGGCGACGCGGGAGCCACCGCGGTCTTCGCGTTCGAGGGCGGCGTGCGGTACGTCTACACGGGCAGCTGGTGCAGCCCGGGCGCGGAGACGTCGTGGAACGGATCCTGGCGGGTGAGCGGCGCGCACGGCACCGCGCTGTGGGACGGCGACCACGAGCCCACCAGCGAGATCACGGACGCGCCCGACGGCCCGCCCCCGGCGCCCGCGGCCGCCGCGTCGGTGGGCGTGGAGATCGCCGGCTCGCTGCGCGCGTTCGTCCGCGCGCTGCGCACGGGGGAGCGGCCGCACGGCGAGGTGCACGGCAACGTGATGAGCCTCGCAATGGTGGAGGCCGCGATCGAGTCGAAGGGCACCGGCCGGCGGCTCGCGATCGACGACGTGCTCGAGCGCGCCTACGCGACCGCGCTCGCCGACGAGCGGCGCGACGACGTGCGCGCGCGGCTCGAGTCGTGGCGCGAGCGGGGCGTGCGGGAGGCGCTCCAGGGGCCGCCGGAGTCCGCTGGCCGCGCAGGCCTGGAGGGCGTCGCCGCCGTCGCCCGCCCGGCCGCCGCCGGGTAGCCTCATCGGGTGGGGATCCAGTGACCGGCGATGAGACGGGCGGTGCCGCGCGCGCGCCCGAGCCGCTCGCATCGGTCGTGGATCCCGCCCGGTCGGTCCCGCTCGCGCCGGATCCCCGCTCCCGCGGCACCACGCCCGACCACGTCCGCCGCTCCAACCTCGCGACCGTGCTGCAGATCGTGCACGAGACCGGCCCCGCGTCGCGCTCGGAGCTGACGCGCGAGACCGGCCTCAACCGCTCCACCATCGCCGCGCTCGTGGGCGAGCTGCAGGAGCTGGGGCTCGTCGTCGAGTCCGAGCCGCCGGGCACCAACCGCGTCGGCCGGCCGAGCCCCATCGTCTCGGCCGACCCGGGCGTGGTCGTCTTCGCGGTCAACCCCGAGATCGACGCGGTGACGGTCGGGCTCGTCGGCCTGGACGGCGTCGTGCAGCAGCGGATCCGCCGCGACACCGACGGGGTGCCGACCGCCGCGCAGGCCGCCCGGCTCGCCGCGGCGATCATCGACGGGATCCGCGCCGACCTCCGCGCGACCCGGCCCGACGCGCGCGTGCTCGGCATCGGCGTCGCGGTCCCCGGCCTCGTGCGCTTCGACGGCGGCATCGTGCGCCTCGCGCCGCACCTCGGCTGGGTCGACGAGCCGTTCGCGGCGCTCCTCGCCGACGCCACCGGGCTGCCCGCGCTCGCCGCCAACGACGCGAGCCTCGCGGCCGTCGCCGAGGGGCGCTTCGGATCCGGCCGGGACGTCGACGACCTCGTCTACCTCAACGGCGGCGCGTCGGGCGTCGGCGGCGGCGTGCTCATCGGCCGGCGCCCGTTCGGCGGCGCGGAGGGCTACGGCGGCGAGCTCGGCCACACGCTCGTGGACTCCGGCGGCGAGCTCTGCCACTGCGGCGCGGTCGGCTGCCTGGAGACGACGGTCGGCCAGGACGCCCTGCTCGAGGTCACGGGCCTGCCGCGCGCCCGCGCCGACGAGCTGGGCGACGTGCTCGCGGCGGCGCTCGAGGCGGGGGATCCGGCGATCACCCGCGAGGTCGAGCGGCAGATCGACAACCTGGCGGTCGCGCTGCGCAACGTCGTCAACATCTTCAACCCGTCGCTCGTGGTGCTCGGCGGGTTCCTCGGGTCGCTGCACGCGGCGGATCCCGACCGGATCCTCGCCCGCGCCACCGCCCAGGCGCTCCCCGGCGCGCGCGAGGCCCTGCGCATCCGCCGCGCGGCCCTCGGCCCCGACCGGCTGATGATCGGCGCGGCCGAGCTGGCCTTCGCGGGCGTGCTCGTGGATCCGTCGGGCGTGATGCGCGCCGCCGCCGCCGCGGAGCGCACCACGGCGTGAGCGCGCCGGTGGATCTCGTGATCCTCGACTGCGACGGCGTGCTCGTCGACAGCGAGGTGCTCGCCGTCGAGGTCGACCGACGCGTGCTCGCGGAGCTCGGCTGGGACATCACGACCGAGGAGATCGTCGAGCGCTTCGTCGGGAAGTCGCACGCGACCTTCACCGCCGAGGTCGCGGCGCACCTCGGCCGCGACCTCGCCGACGACTGGGACGCGCCCTACGCGCGCTGGTACGCCGACGCGTTCGAGGAGCACCTGCGGCCGGTCGACGGGATCGGGGAGGCGCTCGACGCCATCACCCTGCCGACCTGCGTGGCGTCCAGCGGCGACCACCCGAAGATCCGCGCGAACCTCGCGCGCACCGGCCTGCTCCCGCGCTTCGACGGCCGGATCTCGAGCGCCACCGAGGTGGCGCACGGCAAGCCCGCCCCCGACCTCTTCCTGCTCGCGGCCGCGCGCATGGGCGTGGATCCCGCGCGCTGCGTCGTCGTGGAGGACAGCCCCTACGGCGTCCAGGGCGCGCTCACCGCGGGCATGCGCGCGCTCGGCTACGCGGGCGGGCTGACGCCGGCCGACCGTCTGCGGGACGCGGGCGCGACCGTCTTCGACGACATGCGCGACCTGCCGCGGCTGCTGCGGGAGCTCGCGGGCTGAGCCGCCGATCCCGGCCGCCCAGACGGGTCACGCCGCGCTGACCACCCGCCGTCGCCGCACCGCGCGCACGACGAGCGCGCCGAGGATCCCCACGAGCAGTGCCACCGCGAGCTGCCCGAGCACGCCGCCCTCGCCGCGGAGGACCGCGCCGCCCACCATGCCGCCGGCGTCGAGGAGCTCGAGCGGGTAGCGCAGGAGGACGCGGTTGCCGAGGGCGTAGGTGACGCCGACCACGACGGCCGTGCCGAGCCAGAGCAGCAGCACCGCGACGACCGAGCCGATCACGCGGCCGACCGAGCGCAGCCCGGTGAGCGCGATGGCGATGCCGAGCACGACGGGCGGCACCCACGAGATCACGGGCAGGATCGCGTACGCCGCGTCGCTGAGCACGCCGGTCGGGCCCGGGGACACGAACCCGCCGAGCCACTCGCCGAGCAGCACCACCGGGAAGGCCGAGGCGACCACCGCGAGGCCCGCGGGCGCACGCGCGAGGAGCGCGGCGACGACGGCTGCGAGCAGGATCATCGCCGCGGTGCCGCCCACGAACGCGACGAGGTAGACCTGCGCCTCGCTGATCGAGGCGCCCGTGCGGCCGCCTGCGCCCGAGACGTCGTCCATGCCGAGCCCGTCGGCCGTCACCGTGGCGGTCTGCACGAGCGCGACGACCTGCACGAGGAGCAGCCCCGCGACCACGAGCCATGACCCGTGCCGGGGGAGCCGCGACCGCAGCGCGCGCGCCGCGGCGCCCGCGATGCCGCCGCCCACCAGGATCACCGCGGCCAGGAGGCCCGCCGTGTACTGGTTGAAGGGCAGCAGCGCGATGGGCATGTCGGCCGCGGACGTCACGTCCTCCGCCCACAGGTTCTGCATCGGCAGGCGCAGCCCGGAGAGGATCCACGGGAGCAGCCCGAGCACCGCCGCGGCCACGCCGACGGCCAGCGCGAGGAGCGCGCCGCGCACGCCGGGGATCGCCCGGGCCGCCGGATCGTCGAGGGTCGTGCCGGGGGCGGGCGCGGTGTCGGGCGTCGTCATGCGCCCACGCTAGCGACGCGGTCGCCGCGGTCGCGCGCCCCCGGTCGGGCCGGCCTGTGCACTCCCGCGGACACCCGGGCGCGTCCTCTGCCTATGCTCACGGCACCCGACCGACCCGATCGCCCGCGCCCGACCTCCGCCCGCCCGCTCCTCTCAGAACGGATCCGCCATGCCCCGCCGCGCCCTGCTCGCCACGTCCGCGTTCGCCGTCACCCTCGCCGCCCTCCTCGGCGCCGCCGCGCCCGCGCAGGCGTGCCCGCGCGACCCGGCGGAGCAGCAGGCGGTCACCGCGGTCGCGTCCGCCGCGCTCGACCGCCTCGAGATCGCCGACGACGTGGCCGCGTCGAAGTGGCTCTCGGGCAAGGCGGTGGCGGATCCCGCGCGCGAGCAGGCCGTCGTCGACGCCACCATCGCCGCCGCGAAGGCCGACGGTGTCGACCCGGTCGCGGCCGAGCGCATCATCCGCGCGCAGATCGTCGCCAGCAAGCAGGTGCAGTACGCGCTCATCGCCCGCTGGCACGCGCACCCCGACGAGGCGCCCACCACCGCGCCCGACCTCACCACGAGCGTCCGCCCGCGCATCAACGCCGTGGATGCCCGGCTCGTGCCGGCCATCGGCGCCGCGTCCGCCGCGCTCGACGACCAGGCCTGCGGCCACCTCGTGAAGGACGCCCGCGGCCAGCTCGGCCAGGGCCTCGACGACGCCCACCGCAAGGCCTTCCGCACGGCCCTCGCGACCGTCTGCACGCCGGAGAGCTGAGCCGGCCCACCGACCCGGTCGGGTCAGCTGCCCCGATGCGCTGGTCCGGCCGACCCAATCACGCGCGCGTCCGCCCTCCGGGGCGGGCGCGCGCTGTCGTACGGGGACCCCGTCAGGCGCCCTGCCCGCGCGGCCCGAACATGATCACGGCGACCCCGAGCAGGCAGACGACGGCGCCGATCACGTCCCACCTGTCGGGCCGGTAGCCGTCCACGACGGCGCCCCACACGAGCGAGCCCGCGACGAACACGCCGCCGTAGGCCGCGAGGATCCGCCCGAACGACGCGTCCGCCTGCTGCGACGCGATGAAGCCGTACGCGCCG
This window encodes:
- a CDS encoding YnfA family protein, with protein sequence MLLRTVILFALAAVAEIGGAWLVWQAVREGKPWWWAGLGVMALGAYGFIASQQADASFGRILAAYGGVFVAGSLVWGAVVDGYRPDRWDVIGAVVCLLGVAVIMFGPRGQGA
- a CDS encoding ROK family transcriptional regulator, whose product is MTGDETGGAARAPEPLASVVDPARSVPLAPDPRSRGTTPDHVRRSNLATVLQIVHETGPASRSELTRETGLNRSTIAALVGELQELGLVVESEPPGTNRVGRPSPIVSADPGVVVFAVNPEIDAVTVGLVGLDGVVQQRIRRDTDGVPTAAQAARLAAAIIDGIRADLRATRPDARVLGIGVAVPGLVRFDGGIVRLAPHLGWVDEPFAALLADATGLPALAANDASLAAVAEGRFGSGRDVDDLVYLNGGASGVGGGVLIGRRPFGGAEGYGGELGHTLVDSGGELCHCGAVGCLETTVGQDALLEVTGLPRARADELGDVLAAALEAGDPAITREVERQIDNLAVALRNVVNIFNPSLVVLGGFLGSLHAADPDRILARATAQALPGAREALRIRRAALGPDRLMIGAAELAFAGVLVDPSGVMRAAAAAERTTA
- the aroQ gene encoding gamma subclass chorismate mutase AroQ, with protein sequence MPRRALLATSAFAVTLAALLGAAAPAQACPRDPAEQQAVTAVASAALDRLEIADDVAASKWLSGKAVADPAREQAVVDATIAAAKADGVDPVAAERIIRAQIVASKQVQYALIARWHAHPDEAPTTAPDLTTSVRPRINAVDARLVPAIGAASAALDDQACGHLVKDARGQLGQGLDDAHRKAFRTALATVCTPES
- a CDS encoding Gfo/Idh/MocA family protein, giving the protein MTDVEERTGAAHRIVAPADGARLRVVQVGAGGMGRQWLETIAEDPDVELVGVVDLDEEAARAGAAAHGASAEASTDLGELIARVRPDAVIDVTIPRAHHPVTTQALFAGIPVLGEKPVALTVAEGLSLAAAAEITGELFMVSQSRRYNDHLVALKRRAADLGGVGIVTTEFFKAPHFGGFREEMDDVLLLDMAVHQFDAVRYLLDADPVSVYCESYNPAWSWYRGDAGATAVFAFEGGVRYVYTGSWCSPGAETSWNGSWRVSGAHGTALWDGDHEPTSEITDAPDGPPPAPAAAASVGVEIAGSLRAFVRALRTGERPHGEVHGNVMSLAMVEAAIESKGTGRRLAIDDVLERAYATALADERRDDVRARLESWRERGVREALQGPPESAGRAGLEGVAAVARPAAAG
- a CDS encoding HAD family hydrolase; protein product: MSAPVDLVILDCDGVLVDSEVLAVEVDRRVLAELGWDITTEEIVERFVGKSHATFTAEVAAHLGRDLADDWDAPYARWYADAFEEHLRPVDGIGEALDAITLPTCVASSGDHPKIRANLARTGLLPRFDGRISSATEVAHGKPAPDLFLLAAARMGVDPARCVVVEDSPYGVQGALTAGMRALGYAGGLTPADRLRDAGATVFDDMRDLPRLLRELAG